The following proteins are co-located in the Synechococcus sp. PROS-U-1 genome:
- a CDS encoding sugar porter family MFS transporter — protein sequence MTLDPQVSAPELKRQRRRLRFILQIAVSAALGGFLFGYDTAVINGAVGAIGEVFQVSSGDLGRAVASALIGSAIGALVAGWLSDRIGRRHSMVVAAALFLVSAIGSALAQTLTGLIVWRVIGGLGVGFASVLAPAYIAEVSPADQRGRLGSLQQLAIVVGIFLALLFDYAVVLFTPDRNPVTVVGPLAAWRWMLLSEVLPATLYGVLVLGIPESPRYLVQKGLPERARLVIERTLHEPAQQVIARIQHSLENTDHGRWTDLLDARTLLLPVVWTGVMLAIFQQFVGINVIFYYSSVLWQAVGFSTTDSLIVTVITSVTNVVTTFVAILFIDRIGRKPLLLIGSVVMALTLGSMSWVFAGAAVVNGSPQLVGMAAVVALLAANLFVFAFGFSWGPVMWVMLGEMFNNRIRAVALGLCAMVNWIANWFIARTFPPLLEASGPALAYGLYATAAAISFFLVLFFVRETSGKELEDMA from the coding sequence TTGACTTTGGATCCTCAGGTCTCTGCTCCCGAGCTGAAGCGGCAAAGGCGGCGTCTGCGCTTCATCCTTCAGATCGCTGTTTCAGCGGCCCTTGGCGGTTTTCTCTTCGGTTATGACACCGCGGTGATCAATGGCGCTGTTGGTGCCATTGGAGAGGTGTTTCAGGTGTCGTCCGGAGACTTGGGTCGTGCGGTGGCATCGGCATTGATCGGTTCGGCCATCGGTGCCTTGGTCGCGGGCTGGTTGTCCGACAGGATCGGTCGCCGCCACAGCATGGTGGTGGCCGCTGCTTTGTTCCTGGTCAGTGCCATCGGCTCCGCGTTGGCGCAGACCCTGACCGGTCTGATTGTCTGGCGGGTGATCGGTGGCCTTGGGGTCGGTTTCGCCAGCGTGTTGGCACCGGCCTACATCGCCGAGGTGTCACCTGCCGATCAGCGCGGCCGTCTGGGATCGCTGCAACAGCTGGCGATCGTGGTGGGCATCTTTCTGGCCCTGCTGTTCGACTACGCGGTTGTGCTGTTCACGCCGGATCGCAATCCTGTGACCGTCGTGGGTCCTCTTGCGGCATGGCGCTGGATGCTGTTGTCGGAGGTGTTGCCCGCAACGCTCTATGGGGTGCTGGTGCTGGGGATTCCGGAAAGTCCGCGCTACCTCGTGCAGAAAGGCTTGCCTGAGCGGGCCCGTTTGGTGATTGAACGAACGTTGCACGAGCCTGCTCAGCAGGTGATCGCCAGGATCCAGCACAGCTTGGAGAACACCGATCACGGACGTTGGACGGATCTGCTCGACGCAAGGACTCTGCTGTTACCGGTGGTCTGGACCGGCGTGATGCTGGCGATCTTTCAGCAGTTTGTTGGCATCAACGTCATCTTTTATTACTCCAGTGTTCTCTGGCAGGCGGTGGGCTTCAGCACCACCGACAGTCTGATTGTCACCGTGATCACGTCGGTCACCAACGTGGTGACCACCTTCGTGGCGATCCTGTTCATTGATCGCATCGGTCGCAAACCTCTGCTCCTGATCGGTTCCGTGGTCATGGCCCTCACCCTGGGCTCGATGAGCTGGGTCTTTGCCGGGGCTGCTGTGGTCAACGGCTCCCCCCAGCTCGTGGGCATGGCTGCCGTTGTGGCGTTGTTGGCCGCAAACCTATTCGTCTTCGCCTTCGGCTTCTCCTGGGGCCCCGTGATGTGGGTGATGCTCGGCGAGATGTTCAACAACCGCATCCGTGCCGTCGCTCTGGGACTTTGCGCGATGGTCAACTGGATCGCGAACTGGTTCATCGCCCGAACCTTCCCGCCGTTGTTGGAGGCGTCTGGCCCTGCCCTGGCCTATGGGCTCTATGCCACGGCAGCTGCGATCTCCTTCTTTTTGGTGCTGTTCTTCGTTCGCGAAACCAGTGGCAAGGAATTGGAAGACATGGCCTGA
- a CDS encoding PhoH family protein, which produces MSDDGERGRFVLDLPDPDAALALAGEAETTLHRLEALTGASMVLRGLQLVISGRPTQIERAAAVVELVRPIWQEGQSVSPVDLQSALGALNTGRGDDHAAMGEQVLAKSQKGNLLRPRTLRQKKYVDAMERHDLTFALGPAGTGKTFLATVLAVRMLTERKVERLILTRPAVEAGERLGFLPGDLQQKVDPYLRPLYDALHSLLGAEKTGVLLEKGVIEVAPLAYMRGRTLSDAFVILDEAQNTTPAQMRMVLTRLGERSRMVVTGDITQVDLPATVQSGLVEASDVLDGVEGVAVCRLTSADVVRHPLVQRVVEAYARRDERKTAKPQRR; this is translated from the coding sequence GTGTCTGACGACGGCGAACGCGGCCGTTTCGTTCTCGACCTGCCTGATCCCGATGCTGCATTGGCCTTGGCCGGTGAAGCAGAAACAACCCTGCATCGCCTCGAAGCTCTGACAGGAGCCTCCATGGTGTTGCGGGGTCTTCAATTGGTGATCAGCGGGCGGCCGACGCAGATCGAACGGGCGGCTGCGGTCGTTGAGCTGGTGCGCCCGATCTGGCAGGAGGGTCAGTCGGTCTCTCCGGTGGATCTTCAGTCGGCTCTTGGCGCGCTCAACACCGGCCGCGGCGATGACCACGCCGCCATGGGGGAGCAGGTGTTGGCAAAGAGCCAAAAGGGCAATCTGCTGCGCCCACGCACCCTGCGACAGAAGAAATATGTGGATGCCATGGAGCGCCACGATCTCACCTTTGCGCTCGGCCCTGCCGGCACAGGAAAGACATTCCTGGCCACCGTTCTGGCGGTTCGGATGCTGACCGAACGCAAGGTAGAACGCTTGATTCTCACCAGGCCCGCTGTTGAAGCGGGCGAGCGGCTGGGGTTTCTGCCGGGCGACCTTCAGCAGAAGGTGGATCCCTATCTGCGTCCGCTCTATGACGCCTTGCATTCCCTGCTCGGTGCGGAGAAAACCGGCGTGCTGTTGGAAAAGGGGGTGATTGAGGTTGCTCCGCTGGCCTACATGCGGGGCCGCACCCTCAGCGATGCCTTTGTGATCCTGGATGAAGCTCAGAACACAACGCCTGCCCAGATGCGCATGGTGCTGACCCGCCTCGGAGAGCGTTCTCGGATGGTGGTGACGGGAGACATCACCCAGGTGGATCTTCCCGCCACCGTGCAGAGCGGTTTGGTGGAGGCCTCCGATGTATTGGATGGTGTGGAAGGGGTGGCTGTCTGTCGCCTCACCTCGGCGGATGTGGTGCGTCACCCACTGGTGCAGCGGGTGGTCGAGGCCTATGCCCGACGGGACGAACGCAAGACAGCCAAGCCTCAGCGTCGATAG
- a CDS encoding phycobiliprotein lyase codes for MSEQAFPPEDPASFLNLCDGEWMSLRSCFELAAGGDDDWHSSERGELTVRCVAEQGALGQLQVQAPGGTSSTLTFAADGQLILDGDAPGNWRFWPDGSMELNLSRPDGVSVQERIWFTRVNLRLRSTTAVDAQGTPVQGSFCTDIRRVSKPAA; via the coding sequence ATGAGCGAACAAGCCTTTCCTCCGGAAGATCCTGCCTCCTTTCTGAACCTCTGCGACGGGGAGTGGATGAGCCTTCGCAGCTGCTTTGAGCTGGCTGCCGGAGGTGATGACGACTGGCATAGCAGTGAACGGGGTGAACTCACCGTCCGCTGCGTGGCAGAGCAGGGTGCTCTTGGTCAACTGCAGGTTCAGGCTCCTGGCGGGACCAGCAGCACTCTCACCTTTGCCGCTGATGGACAACTGATTCTTGATGGTGATGCCCCTGGAAACTGGCGGTTCTGGCCCGACGGCAGCATGGAGTTGAACCTCAGCCGGCCCGACGGGGTGTCTGTTCAGGAGAGGATTTGGTTCACGCGGGTCAACCTGCGCCTGAGAAGCACCACAGCCGTTGATGCGCAGGGAACACCGGTTCAGGGCAGTTTCTGCACGGACATCCGAAGGGTGTCCAAACCCGCGGCCTGA
- the era gene encoding GTPase Era, with translation MHPTPLPEDYRSGFIALIGRPNVGKSTLVNQLVGEKVAITSPVAQTTRNRLRAILTTEVAQMVLVDTPGIHKPHHLLGERLVKSARSAIGEVDLVVLLLEGCERPGRGDAFIVNLLLQQSLPVLVALNKWDKVAAEHQAESEEAYSALLEETNWPLHRCSALSGDGCKELTAAMAAQLPLGPQLYPPEMVSDQPERVLLGELIREQVLLHTREEVPHSVAVTIDRVEELPAKGKGGGRTAVLATVLVERKSQKGILIGKGGAMLKTIGQGARLQMQVLIDGPVYLELFVKVVPDWRSKPARLTELGYTGSQ, from the coding sequence ATGCACCCAACTCCGCTGCCAGAGGATTACCGCTCTGGCTTCATCGCACTGATCGGTCGCCCGAACGTGGGCAAATCCACGCTGGTGAATCAGCTGGTGGGGGAAAAGGTGGCGATCACCTCCCCTGTGGCCCAGACCACCCGCAACCGCCTGCGGGCGATCCTCACCACGGAGGTGGCTCAGATGGTTCTGGTGGACACCCCTGGCATCCACAAGCCCCACCACTTGCTGGGGGAACGCCTGGTGAAGAGTGCTCGCAGTGCCATCGGTGAGGTGGATCTGGTGGTGTTGCTGCTGGAGGGTTGCGAGCGCCCTGGCCGGGGCGATGCCTTCATCGTGAATCTGCTGCTGCAGCAGTCATTGCCGGTTTTGGTGGCCCTCAACAAGTGGGACAAGGTGGCCGCAGAGCATCAGGCCGAGTCGGAGGAGGCCTACAGCGCCCTTCTGGAGGAGACCAACTGGCCGCTGCACCGCTGCAGCGCCCTGTCAGGAGATGGCTGCAAAGAGCTCACAGCGGCGATGGCGGCTCAGTTGCCCTTGGGACCCCAGCTCTATCCACCCGAGATGGTGAGTGATCAACCGGAGCGGGTGCTGCTTGGGGAACTCATTCGTGAGCAGGTGCTTCTCCACACCCGAGAAGAGGTGCCCCACAGCGTTGCCGTCACGATTGATCGCGTTGAGGAGTTGCCGGCCAAGGGCAAAGGGGGAGGGCGGACCGCAGTGCTGGCCACGGTGCTGGTGGAACGGAAGAGTCAGAAAGGAATCCTGATCGGCAAAGGCGGGGCGATGCTGAAGACGATCGGCCAGGGGGCGCGTCTGCAGATGCAGGTGCTGATCGATGGCCCGGTGTATCTGGAGCTGTTCGTCAAGGTGGTGCCGGATTGGCGAAGCAAACCTGCGCGTTTAACCGAGCTTGGTTACACGGGTTCTCAGTAG
- the gltS gene encoding sodium/glutamate symporter: MIELSPLVSTTTGFLVLFVGKRLNRELQALRTYSIPEPVSGGLLVAILLTLLHVIGGPELSFNLDSRDFLLVYFFTTVGMNARFSDLLRGGPALFILLGLTIGYMTLQNVIGVTMAGLLGLHPATGLLVGTVSLIGGHGTTIAWAPSFVDTFQIESAMEIGIAAATFGLVLASASGGPIAQFLIHRFQIPCPTSTAADQHQSDPANSERDQLPGRRQINMTSFLAALLAINICIISGTVLNGGIAALGLKLPLFVPCLLVGILYSNLLPSERSERAVFHWPLQSPSLDLIGELSLGIFLAMSLMSLQLWSLVGLALPLLVILLTQFIVALAVNLLLVFRLMGRTYDAAVICAGFGGIALGSTPTAMANMTAVTQQYGASTRAFLIVPLVSAFFLDLVNAFLIPGFIGQL, translated from the coding sequence GTGATTGAACTCTCGCCGCTGGTTTCAACCACCACCGGTTTTCTGGTGTTGTTCGTGGGGAAACGCCTGAACCGCGAACTCCAGGCGTTGCGGACCTATTCGATTCCAGAGCCCGTGTCGGGGGGTCTTCTTGTGGCCATCCTCCTGACCCTGCTGCATGTCATTGGAGGACCTGAACTCAGTTTCAACCTTGATTCGCGGGACTTTCTTCTGGTCTATTTCTTCACCACGGTGGGGATGAACGCCCGTTTCAGCGACCTTCTCCGAGGCGGGCCGGCACTGTTCATTCTTCTGGGCCTAACCATTGGCTACATGACGCTGCAGAACGTCATCGGAGTCACGATGGCGGGTTTGCTGGGGCTGCATCCCGCCACGGGACTGCTCGTGGGAACGGTGTCACTGATTGGTGGACACGGCACAACGATTGCCTGGGCTCCCAGCTTTGTGGACACATTCCAGATTGAAAGTGCCATGGAAATCGGCATTGCGGCGGCCACCTTTGGGCTGGTGCTGGCCAGTGCCAGCGGCGGACCCATCGCCCAATTCCTGATCCATCGTTTCCAGATTCCCTGTCCGACCTCAACGGCTGCAGATCAGCACCAAAGTGACCCAGCCAACAGCGAGAGAGATCAGTTGCCTGGACGAAGGCAGATCAACATGACCTCCTTCCTGGCAGCCCTGTTGGCCATCAACATCTGCATCATCTCCGGCACGGTGCTGAACGGTGGCATTGCTGCCCTCGGCCTGAAGCTGCCGCTGTTTGTGCCCTGCCTACTGGTGGGCATCCTGTATTCAAATCTGCTGCCGTCAGAACGATCTGAACGGGCTGTTTTCCACTGGCCCCTTCAATCGCCGTCGCTCGATCTGATCGGAGAATTGTCCTTGGGCATCTTCCTGGCCATGTCCCTGATGAGCCTGCAGCTTTGGAGCTTGGTCGGCCTTGCCCTGCCTCTATTGGTGATCCTCCTGACCCAGTTCATCGTCGCTCTGGCCGTGAACCTGCTGCTGGTGTTCCGGCTCATGGGACGGACCTATGACGCAGCTGTGATCTGCGCGGGCTTCGGCGGCATCGCCCTGGGGTCCACACCAACCGCGATGGCCAACATGACGGCGGTGACGCAGCAATACGGAGCCTCGACGCGGGCCTTTCTGATCGTTCCCCTGGTGTCTGCCTTTTTCCTGGATCTGGTCAATGCATTCCTGATCCCCGGATTCATCGGCCAGCTCTAG
- the ffh gene encoding signal recognition particle protein: protein MFDELSARFEDAVKGLRGQDSISETNVDGALKDVRRALLEADVSLPVVKDFVAEVRDKAVGAEVVRGVSPDQKFIQVVHEQLVEVMGGDNAPLAKAAEAPTVVLMAGLQGAGKTTATAKLGLHLKDQGRRALMVGADVYRPAAIEQLKTLGAQIDVEVFSLGAEAKPEDIAAAGLAKAKQEGFDTLLVDTAGRLQIDTEMMEEMVRIRSAVQPDEVLLVVDSMIGQEAAELTRAFHDQVGITGAVLTKLDGDSRGGAALSIRKVSGQPIKFIGTGEKVEALQPFHPERMASRILGMGDVLTLVEKAQKEVELADVEKMQKKLQEATFDFSDFVKQMRLIKRMGSLGGLMKMIPGMNKIDDGMLKQGEQQLKRIEAMIGSMTQQERENPDLLASQPSRRRRIASGSGHQAADVDKVLADFQKMRGFMQQMSQGNMPGMGGMPGMGGMPGMPGMGGMPGMGGMPGMPGMGGMPGGGGRPGRGGPPKRQRPAKKKKGFGDL from the coding sequence ATGTTCGACGAGCTGTCAGCCCGTTTTGAAGACGCGGTCAAAGGGCTGAGAGGCCAGGATTCGATCAGCGAGACCAACGTCGATGGGGCGCTGAAGGACGTTCGTCGGGCGTTGCTTGAAGCGGATGTGAGCCTGCCGGTGGTCAAGGACTTCGTTGCTGAGGTCCGCGACAAAGCCGTCGGCGCTGAGGTGGTGCGTGGGGTCAGCCCGGATCAGAAGTTCATCCAGGTGGTCCATGAGCAGCTGGTGGAGGTCATGGGGGGCGATAACGCGCCTCTGGCCAAGGCTGCCGAGGCTCCCACCGTCGTCCTGATGGCCGGTCTTCAGGGTGCGGGTAAGACCACTGCCACGGCCAAACTTGGTCTGCACCTCAAGGACCAGGGACGTCGAGCCTTGATGGTGGGAGCTGACGTTTATCGACCAGCGGCGATCGAGCAGCTCAAGACGTTGGGTGCTCAGATTGATGTGGAGGTGTTCAGTCTCGGGGCTGAAGCCAAGCCGGAGGACATCGCAGCAGCTGGCTTAGCCAAAGCGAAGCAGGAGGGGTTCGACACCCTGCTGGTGGACACCGCCGGCCGTCTCCAGATCGACACCGAGATGATGGAGGAGATGGTGCGGATTCGTTCCGCCGTGCAGCCCGATGAGGTGCTGCTGGTGGTGGATTCGATGATCGGCCAGGAGGCTGCCGAACTCACCCGTGCCTTCCACGATCAGGTGGGCATCACCGGAGCGGTGCTCACCAAACTCGATGGTGATTCCCGCGGCGGTGCCGCCCTTTCGATCCGCAAGGTGAGCGGTCAGCCGATCAAGTTCATCGGCACCGGCGAGAAGGTTGAGGCGCTGCAGCCGTTCCATCCCGAACGGATGGCCAGTCGCATCCTCGGCATGGGGGATGTGCTGACGCTGGTGGAGAAGGCCCAGAAGGAGGTCGAACTCGCCGACGTCGAAAAGATGCAGAAGAAGCTGCAGGAGGCGACGTTTGACTTCTCGGACTTCGTGAAGCAGATGCGCTTGATCAAGCGCATGGGCTCGCTTGGGGGGCTGATGAAAATGATCCCGGGCATGAACAAGATCGATGACGGCATGCTCAAGCAGGGGGAGCAGCAGCTCAAGCGCATCGAGGCCATGATCGGCTCGATGACCCAGCAGGAGCGTGAAAACCCCGACCTGCTTGCGAGTCAACCTTCAAGACGTCGCCGGATCGCCAGCGGCAGCGGCCATCAGGCTGCTGATGTGGACAAGGTGCTGGCCGACTTTCAGAAAATGCGCGGCTTCATGCAGCAGATGAGCCAGGGCAACATGCCTGGCATGGGCGGAATGCCAGGGATGGGCGGGATGCCAGGAATGCCCGGCATGGGTGGAATGCCGGGGATGGGCGGGATGCCAGGAATGCCCGGCATGGGTGGAATGCCGGGTGGCGGTGGTCGCCCCGGTCGTGGTGGTCCACCGAAACGGCAGCGACCGGCCAAGAAGAAGAAGGGCTTCGGGGATCTGTGA
- a CDS encoding phytanoyl-CoA dioxygenase family protein — protein sequence MLSLLTRTKTFRDPWVGHPGLNRRWQLHRHRVQLAETLCLWRRLLRPVQLASLERDGFVVLENFLPQQDFDALRDEVEAVVSSASRSHPAPDNNRPGFHPKQPFPGGFDRFDGGTLNRFFHIDPEQMPRAAAFSRDQRLHEGSRQIIGLPMNPRKLDIYLTVHGEETRTHDLQKDLHRDTFFRALKFWFFLRPVQWQDGPFEYVPGSHRLDAPRLRWEQATATAAAEQRRQPDVSGSFRIREESLAELGLPNPVALTCPANSLVLADVFGFHRRGAAAQGQQRLALYGWNRPYPFLPIGW from the coding sequence ATGCTTTCGCTGTTAACCCGCACCAAGACCTTTCGGGATCCATGGGTGGGTCACCCTGGCCTGAACCGGCGCTGGCAGCTGCATCGACACCGCGTCCAGCTGGCGGAGACGCTTTGCCTCTGGAGACGTCTGCTTCGGCCAGTTCAGCTGGCCAGCCTGGAGCGGGATGGCTTTGTGGTGCTCGAGAACTTTCTGCCGCAGCAGGACTTTGATGCCTTGCGTGACGAGGTGGAGGCTGTGGTTAGCTCCGCGTCACGCTCGCATCCGGCACCAGACAACAACCGGCCTGGCTTTCACCCGAAACAACCCTTCCCTGGAGGTTTTGACCGTTTTGATGGTGGAACCCTCAACCGTTTTTTTCACATCGACCCCGAGCAGATGCCTCGGGCTGCTGCCTTTTCCCGCGATCAGCGGCTCCATGAGGGATCGCGCCAGATCATTGGCCTGCCCATGAATCCCCGCAAGCTGGACATCTACCTGACGGTGCATGGCGAGGAGACCCGCACGCACGATTTGCAGAAGGATCTGCATCGCGACACGTTCTTTCGTGCTCTCAAGTTTTGGTTCTTTCTGCGGCCGGTTCAATGGCAGGACGGACCCTTTGAGTACGTGCCGGGCAGCCATCGCCTCGATGCGCCTCGACTGCGTTGGGAGCAGGCCACGGCCACCGCTGCCGCTGAACAACGGCGGCAGCCGGATGTCTCCGGATCGTTCCGCATTCGTGAAGAGTCCCTGGCAGAGCTGGGCCTGCCCAACCCCGTTGCCTTGACCTGCCCAGCGAACAGCCTGGTGCTTGCGGATGTCTTCGGCTTTCACCGTCGTGGTGCCGCCGCCCAGGGACAGCAGCGGCTTGCGCTCTATGGCTGGAACCGTCCTTACCCCTTTCTCCCCATCGGCTGGTGA
- the rpsP gene encoding 30S ribosomal protein S16, whose protein sequence is MIKLRLKRFGKKREASFRLVACNSTSRRDGRPLQELGFYNPRTKETRLDTEAIRERLGQGAQPTDVVRTLLERGGLLEKTVRPAETVGKVKQAAKREADAKEAAEAKAAAAEEKAAEAAASDSAESESTEG, encoded by the coding sequence ATGATCAAGCTCCGCCTGAAGCGGTTTGGCAAGAAGCGGGAAGCGAGCTTCCGCCTCGTGGCCTGCAACAGCACCTCACGTCGTGACGGTCGTCCCCTGCAGGAGCTGGGCTTCTACAACCCCCGGACGAAGGAAACGCGACTCGACACCGAGGCCATCCGTGAGCGTCTGGGTCAGGGCGCCCAGCCCACAGATGTGGTGCGCACCCTGCTTGAGCGTGGCGGTCTGCTTGAAAAGACTGTGCGTCCTGCAGAAACCGTCGGCAAGGTCAAGCAAGCGGCCAAGCGAGAGGCTGATGCTAAGGAAGCTGCTGAAGCCAAGGCCGCTGCCGCTGAAGAGAAAGCTGCTGAAGCTGCTGCTTCCGATTCCGCTGAATCCGAATCCACCGAGGGCTGA
- a CDS encoding Bax inhibitor-1 family protein codes for MPASSNFQEAIRQAQSSALVGPNVVNKALPYVGGGMVLTSIGVIGGLSMMATPLFMPLFWVAVIGNLVLFFVAQNVAMKGNNATALPLLSIYSLITGFTLSGLVAFAGAVAGIGAVGTAALATGITFVIASIVGRRMSDSVGQALSGVVGLGLIGLILAMVVQFVGGIFAPAMFHGTSFELMIAGFGTVLFVGAAFVDFYTMPRSYRDDQYLAGALSMYLTYINLFIFILRLIIVLNGGGRRD; via the coding sequence ATGCCAGCAAGCAGCAATTTCCAGGAGGCGATCCGTCAGGCGCAATCGAGCGCCCTTGTCGGGCCCAACGTTGTCAATAAAGCGCTGCCCTATGTCGGTGGCGGCATGGTGCTCACCTCGATCGGGGTGATCGGTGGTCTTTCGATGATGGCCACCCCGCTGTTCATGCCCCTGTTCTGGGTGGCCGTGATCGGCAACTTGGTTCTCTTCTTCGTCGCGCAGAACGTCGCGATGAAGGGGAACAACGCCACAGCCTTGCCGCTGTTGTCCATCTACAGCCTGATCACCGGATTTACCCTGAGCGGTCTCGTGGCCTTCGCTGGAGCCGTCGCCGGTATCGGTGCGGTCGGCACAGCCGCCTTGGCCACCGGCATCACCTTCGTGATTGCGTCGATCGTTGGTCGTCGCATGAGCGATTCCGTTGGTCAGGCGCTTTCCGGCGTGGTTGGTCTCGGCTTGATCGGCCTGATCCTGGCCATGGTCGTCCAGTTCGTTGGCGGCATTTTTGCCCCAGCCATGTTCCATGGCACCAGCTTTGAACTGATGATCGCGGGCTTCGGCACTGTGCTCTTCGTAGGCGCCGCCTTCGTCGACTTCTACACGATGCCCCGCTCCTACCGGGATGATCAGTACCTAGCGGGTGCCCTGAGCATGTACCTCACCTACATCAACCTGTTCATCTTCATCCTGCGCCTGATCATCGTGCTCAACGGCGGTGGTCGTCGCGATTGA